One Oncorhynchus mykiss isolate Arlee chromosome 25, USDA_OmykA_1.1, whole genome shotgun sequence genomic window, TCCCTGTTATTGAAACAACAGGAAGAGACGAGGtcggagaggagaaagagagagcagacgGTGTCATGTCAGCTAAATCTAACGCTTCAGCAATGTCCCGCAAGTCTAACAGGCCCACTTGTAATGGAAGTAGTAGAGCAGTCTCTCCAGTGGCTCAAGATATTCCTGCTATCGAGACGACAGGTGGAAAAGAACCGAGAGACAAATCCACCGCCTCTGTCAAGACCAACAGGTCTCATAAGTCGTCCAGTGGTAGGAGGGCTGAAACTCCAACTGCAGAACAAGCTGATGTTAATGAGACCACCGGAAGGGacgagaagggagaggggacagagagaccaGCGAGTGCCATGTCGACTAAATATAGTGCTTCAGCAAAGTCCAGCAGGTCTCACAAGTCCACCTGTAATAGTGGAAGTGCTAGAGCGGTCTCTCCAGCACCTAAAGCAGCAGACGTCCCTGCCATTGAAACAAAAGGGgttgacagggagggagagaaaacagaggagagaccaGCTTGCGCCATGTCGTCTAAATCTTACATCTCAGCTAAGTCCAGTACATATCATACGTCTAATGGTGGTAACAGAAGTACCTTTCTGCACCTGAaaaaagagagaggtgagagaggtgttAGACCTGCCCCCAGCACTACAGGAAATGACCTTGAGACAGGCAGTGTGAAATCTGCAATGAGCACAAAACCCAAAAGAAATGCAGATTCCTCCACCAGACCCCTCTCCACAGCATCACAGGCCAATGCTAAATCCACCAATCAGACACCCCCTGCCACCACCGAGACCAAAGAGGAGTCTCAAAGTCATGCCACGAGCCGACCTGCCAGCACGGCTGCACACAGAGATGATGATGTCAGAGATCATGTCACAGAGAAGAAAGCTCCCAGCGTACATTCTAAGAGCCCTGCTAAAGCAGAAGGAGACTCAAGAGCGGCTTCCTTCGCCCGCTCCACCAGGTCAAAGGTGAAAGTCCAGAAGGCCAGCGAGGCCCAGGACGATGAGAGGCCAGAGACAAGGGCCTCCTTCCTGCAAGTGAAAGGTCACAGGGTCAAAGCTCAGAGTGACACGGGCAGCGTTCACTCCGTGAAAACCTCCAAAACGGATAAGATTGTGATAAAAGGGAATTCCAAACCAAAGTCGGGCCAAGCAGGAAACCCTACCTCCCAGTCCATCAATCCCTCTGAGGGCTCCAGACCCGCCATCCAGCTGGGTACGGCCAGCGTCAGCGATAGCCTCCTCTCCCAGTCGCTGTCTGCAGCTGACCTGCTCAGGGGGAACATGGCCGCCTCGCGCCTCTCCAGCCCTGCAGGGTCAAAGGTTAGCATCCCTGATAGTGGGAAGAGTGGGAAGAGTGGGAGTAGCCAGAGGAGGAGGAAGCTCAAACAGGAAGAGGCTGAGCTAGAGGAGCTGGGTCCCCTCTGTCTGCCCAAAACCTCACCCAATGACATTGTCAGTGATTGGCTGAGAGGCATCCCTGCTGACAGCGGCATGGATAACCCTGAAGATGAGATGAACGAGGGAATTGAAGAGACAGAAGtaaaaagagaggaagaagacgagaaaggaggggaaacagagggacaaggaggagaggagactgaggagaAACAAGAACCGATTGAAACTACAGAGATGGAGCAGGAGAACACGGCTGAAACAggaaaacaggaagaggagcaggagaaCACGGCTGAAAAAGGacaacaggaagaggaagaggagcaggagaaCACGGCTGAAACAGGacaacaggaagaggaagaggagcaggagaaCATGGCTGAAACAGGACAacaggatgaggaagaggagcaggAAAACATGGCTGAAACAGGACAacgggaagaggaagaggagcaggaaAACATGGCTGAAACAGGacaacaggaagaggaagaggagcaggagaaCATGGCTGAAACAGGacaagaggaagaggagcaggagaaCATGGCTGAAACAggacaagaggaagaggaagaggagcaggagaaCATGGCTGAAACAGGacaacaggaagaggaagaggagcaggagaaCACGGCTGAAACAGGacaacaggaagaggaagaggagcaggagaaCATGGCTGAAACAGGACAacaggatgaggaagaggagcaggAAAACATGGCTGAAACAGGACAacgggaagaggaagaggagcaggaaAACATGGCTGAAACAGGacaacaggaagaggaagaggagcaggagaaCATGGCTGAAACAGGacaagaggaagaggagcaggagaaCATGGCTGAAACAGGacaagaggaagaggagcaggagaaCATGGCTGAAACAGGACAACAGGATGAGGAAGTAAAGAAGGCTGCCCGGCAaccagaggaagagggagaggtgaaagaggaggaggaagagaggggagaggaggaggaagcagcagcgggggagaaagagaagaaagataaagaagaagaggaggtgaaaaaagaagaagagggggaggtgggagcagaggaggaggagggagagtgcTCTGAGTGTGCTGACTGCTGCCCTGACCCAGCCCCGCCCAACAATGACATCAGTTCTCCTTGTCATCGCCACCTGTTCCTCAGTAGAGAGTCTGAGCTGCCTTGGAGCTGCCACTCATCTGTGGCAGTAATGAAGGTTTTACTGAACCCTACACTGGGCCGATGCAGCTCCCTACCCGAGGTATTTCCTGTTTCTAGACTTTTACTTACATACTTTTACTTCCCAGTGAGCATAAGATGTTAAAAACAGATATTTTCAATGTCTTTTAACTTACATGTAGTTTACTCATAGGGTAATATACGTTACAGTATAGTTTTACTTATATATTGCATACTAATAACTGTTATTATTTGCAAACTTTTATTGTCATATTCACATGGTTCGTGTGACTTTCAGGGGGagaataaaacacttttttgatATGATTTACAGTATTCCTAATCCTTATTTCTCCCACCTGTCTCTTTACTCCAGATAAGTCCAGTGTACGGACGCAGACTGAGCTCCTCTGCTAAAGGTCTGCTGGACTGTCTGGCCCAGTTGCAGCTCATCGACCCGCCCCCTTCTCCAGCTGCAGCCCCAGGCCCTGACCGGGATCAGCGGTACCAAGAGGTCATGGATATACTAGAGTCACTGTGGCTGTCTAAGCCTGACCTCgagaagaggaaggagggagagacagaggagaaggagaggctaAAAGATTCTGGTGTGGACCTGAGCAGCGGCTCAGCAGGGTCTGGGGGTTCTGGGAAGACCAGACCAGATGAAACAGCGGGTGACATCACTCTCATAGcgaagggagaaggaggggaaggaggaggagagggggagacagacagaggaggagagggagagacagatggaggaggagagggagagatagatggaggaggagagggagagacagatggaggaggagagggagagatagatggaggaggagaaggagagacagatggaggaggagagggggaggtaggagagggagagacagatggaggaggagagggagagatagatggaggaggagagggagagacagatggaggaggagagggagagatagatggaggaggagagggagagacagatggaggaggagagggagagacagatggaggaggagagggagagacatatggaggaggagagggagagacatatggaggaggagagggagagacagatggaggaggagagggagagacatatggaggaggagaaggagagacagatggaggaggagaagaagcacCATCAGCAGAGCTGCTTTCAGACGCGGCTACCCCAGACATCGCCAGCCAAGTGCGGAGCAGCCCAGGGGAGGATGAGTCGCCCCCAGAGTCGCCCCCAGGGACAGGTGAGATGCTGCAGACCCTTGAGAGACTCAAAACCCCAGGGAGCCCATCCTCTTCAGACAGCACAGCCTACAAATCCCCCactgacacagagacagacaccccgGAGGACACCCCCAGCTCAGGGACACCCCCGTCAGTCCAACGACCGCTGCTCACCAAGCGTGTCTCCCAGGACCCTGACCCGGTCTGGGTTCTCAACCTGCTGAAGAAGCTGGAGAAACAGTTCATGACCCACTACGTGGACGCCATGGCCGAGTTAAAGGTACTGATACAACAATAATAAAAACcacaacaacaaacacaacaGCAATAATAATTAGCATCATCATGAAaatcataaatatatatattttttataaataatcTGGATAATACTGTTGTGTTTGTGAAGGTGCGTTGGGACCTAGACAACAATGTGATgttggacactatgatcactgaGCTGAGAGATGAGGTGAAGAAGAGGATCCAGATGAGCATTGATCGTGAACTGAGGAAGATTCGGGGACGGGCGGGCCGGGGGCCGCGACCCCCTAACATGTCCCGGGAGTCAACCGTAACAGACCAGAGGAGGCGGAGGTTGAAGGTGAGAGGGGCCAGTTAGTGATATTTTATTCGAACAGCTTTAAAACAAACTTTTAGTAAATGTATAGATATTTTGGCAGTGAATGCACAATGAATGCTGGCATGCTGATCCCCAAGAACTCCATTCGTTGCGCTAATGCTTGTTAACAATTTCccaacgctagttagcaatttcactaacgttagttagcaatTTCCCTAACGCTAGTTAACAATTTCGCTAACGTCAGTTAGCAATttcgctaatgctagttagcaatttcattaatgctagttagcaacttcctacATCTTAttctgggtaagtagaaaaatCTTGCACTATCCATTTAAAACATAGTGTTTAATTCCTACTTTATTGTCAACTGTAGACTCTATTGCTTTATTTTAAATACACTCCTAATAAAGTTTGACTTTGCTTTAAAGGTCATGAAGGTCCAGTCGGTAAACGAGAGTGATGGAGAGCAGGGTTCAGGCGATGTTAGCGACCAGCGCAGCGAGGACGAGTACTGTCCCTGCGACGCCTGCATACGGAAAAAGGCGGAGGACAAGGCAATCAAAATGGAGGCTGTGGTTGCCAAGGCGCCAGTGATGATGGCGTTTGATCTGCGTAAGATCCTGCAGATGAAGAAAGACCCAGAGTCTCCGGCGCCCCCTAGCCCCACACAGGGGAAGAACAATGACAaactggaagaggaggaggaggaggaacaggttGGGAATCTAGAGGTGGTACACGaagacgaggaagaggaggagagaaaggaggatatTATACCAACTGTTATAGAGGAAGATATCTCTgagaaggaagaggaaggagtgactgggggagaggagggagaggaggagggacaggagaGTCACGGAGCTGAGTCTCTGATGGGTGAAGTAGAGGAGGAAATAGCTGAGGAGATAGGGGCTGAAGAACAGGAGGAGGATGGAGTGGTAGAGGGaactgaggatgaggaggaagaggcaggGGAAGGAGAGACGGGGTGTGAAAGTGCAGGAGAAGATGgtgtggagggggtggagactggagagggggaggagttagtagaaggggaggaggaagaagcaGGGGAAGCTGAAGCAGGAGATCATGAAAAAGTTGGAGTAGATGAAGCAGGAGATCAGGAGGAAGCTGCAGGAGATGAAGAGACCGGAGTAgcgggagagacagggggagaggaggagactcctGAGGAAGAAACAGAGGGTAATGTGGGCGTGTCagcagaggatgaggaagagggaggagaggaggaggtgcagTTGAATGCTGTGGCGGAGTTTAATCCTGAAGACGAGGAGggtgaggagatggagggaaataGAGAAATCCCTCTGATCCACCAGATGACCAGAACCTCTGTGGAGTCCCAGCCAGGATCAATGGAGAACACAGACCCGGAGCCCAGGGCATCAGACCCAGTTTCACAAATGTGCTCCTTAACCCTGATAGAGCCCAATGAAACTGTCTCTGATGGACACCAGATGGCATCTGCGGGGGAAGGGTC contains:
- the LOC110505914 gene encoding retinitis pigmentosa 1-like 1 protein translates to MQSAPAGLWDPHGPQSKDVSSLPVHTPSASRLSHVIAAPPAKRITFYKSGDAKFAGVRMAVHKRSFKCFDALLDDLSQKVPLPFGVRTVTTPRGIHSIKHLEQLEDGGCYLCSDRRQAKPINIELAGKRPALWHHNSRRVPQRPAEDPPPPSAPSHTPTRQRRILLVRNSDPAVRRSVILSRRSARSLRVFLEGISELMQCHVRKLYTLEGRKIDSAQSLMTCPGVLVCVGREPFRPLLLNYVAKHSEEKLPGLGTRSPGSGARSPGTGARSPRNGQGARSRSSVYSEGHGSKRNVNFGLETKKTIIHPLSDSSNRSTRFSLSSDKSYPNGLSSQGGKEAALNDDIEKRVLVNKDGSLSVEMRVRFRLHNDERLQWSTEIKKSPSDSLTNDCCPLREAPPYFLQQGQSESCSDPDSASCVVEAADYTPKPPQRSLEEPQSHYACCFQRQEYDLWENPAHIQTSKHSHSRVRHTHSSSSSSSCRSSKLVRRRATHRECSELGRVVHGMVEVCTVSSSCSHSELNLGATDNQGEERPLSSSSHVLQALQDDVDDLPPSISRCCHSNDPPQALPLTPQPPSPMSTSSRSRKHTPALQGEERGSKTSSRRSSNSCSCCRGEVTPKADEERVDSSLSKASHASHESRAPSNRIRIPVAPEEGDDEAEQGGKRAVSVSGGSGGSIGSVGSIGSSVCSHCEGCDQGYDPVSCHSQKSHRSKRSQEEEEEERSGRGLSGGSDECGFSQRTNKSNCTHFYQEGRAASMMSHMSLPKEGEDTGTEGEVEVGEKIEEGEKDERAASVLSAKSFSSVKGRTSRTSQKSKASESLADMEEQMEESMEGEVKEGEVEDGGEQRAASIMSVKSNLSANSSRSHKSTKSRNARAASTSSETPEVTAIETTGEGEEEEVGEKTEERLESSMSVRSNLSAKSRRSCKSTCSKAEQVLSAYSPEVPATEPEPTGEDEGEERATISTSVKSNLSAKSSRSHKSTCSRSIRVVSPKPAASETLVNDPADADAAGALSAKTNASAKSRRSCKSTGDDEGEEREARAMSAKTRASIKFSRTHKSACKAASPKPAACETPVNDPEEKTEEEKTASALSAKTSASVRASRSHKSTCSRSVRAETPVAKDIPAIETTEGDENGSAAAAGETEERPASAILDNNNASVKSSISHKSTCSKAERAPSSNSPEVPATEPEPTGDDEGEKRAASATSKSSRSLKSTCSRNVWAETPGTKDIPVITTTGGEEMVDDTTAAGDTEERPPSAISAKTSASVKSSRSHKSTCSRKAESQISQPADVPVIETTGRDEVGEEKERADGVMSAKSNASAMSRKSNRPTCNGSSRAVSPVAQDIPAIETTGGKEPRDKSTASVKTNRSHKSSSGRRAETPTAEQADVNETTGRDEKGEGTERPASAMSTKYSASAKSSRSHKSTCNSGSARAVSPAPKAADVPAIETKGVDREGEKTEERPACAMSSKSYISAKSSTYHTSNGGNRSTFLHLKKERGERGVRPAPSTTGNDLETGSVKSAMSTKPKRNADSSTRPLSTASQANAKSTNQTPPATTETKEESQSHATSRPASTAAHRDDDVRDHVTEKKAPSVHSKSPAKAEGDSRAASFARSTRSKVKVQKASEAQDDERPETRASFLQVKGHRVKAQSDTGSVHSVKTSKTDKIVIKGNSKPKSGQAGNPTSQSINPSEGSRPAIQLGTASVSDSLLSQSLSAADLLRGNMAASRLSSPAGSKVSIPDSGKSGKSGSSQRRRKLKQEEAELEELGPLCLPKTSPNDIVSDWLRGIPADSGMDNPEDEMNEGIEETEVKREEEDEKGGETEGQGGEETEEKQEPIETTEMEQENTAETGKQEEEQENTAEKGQQEEEEEQENTAETGQQEEEEEQENMAETGQQDEEEEQENMAETGQREEEEEQENMAETGQQEEEEEQENMAETGQEEEEQENMAETGQEEEEEEQENMAETGQQEEEEEQENTAETGQQEEEEEQENMAETGQQDEEEEQENMAETGQREEEEEQENMAETGQQEEEEEQENMAETGQEEEEQENMAETGQEEEEQENMAETGQQDEEVKKAARQPEEEGEVKEEEEERGEEEEAAAGEKEKKDKEEEEVKKEEEGEVGAEEEEGECSECADCCPDPAPPNNDISSPCHRHLFLSRESELPWSCHSSVAVMKVLLNPTLGRCSSLPEISPVYGRRLSSSAKGLLDCLAQLQLIDPPPSPAAAPGPDRDQRYQEVMDILESLWLSKPDLEKRKEGETEEKERLKDSGVDLSSGSAGSGGSGKTRPDETAGDITLIAKGEGGEGGGEGETDRGTYGGGEGETDGGGEGETYGGGEGETDGGGEEAPSAELLSDAATPDIASQVRSSPGEDESPPESPPGTGEMLQTLERLKTPGSPSSSDSTAYKSPTDTETDTPEDTPSSGTPPSVQRPLLTKRVSQDPDPVWVLNLLKKLEKQFMTHYVDAMAELKVRWDLDNNVMLDTMITELRDEVKKRIQMSIDRELRKIRGRAGRGPRPPNMSRESTVTDQRRRRLKVMKVQSVNESDGEQGSGDVSDQRSEDEYCPCDACIRKKAEDKAIKMEAVVAKAPVMMAFDLRKILQMKKDPESPAPPSPTQGKNNDKLEEEEEEEQVGNLEVVHEDEEEEERKEDIIPTVIEEDISEKEEEGVTGGEEGEEEGQESHGAESLMGEVEEEIAEEIGAEEQEEDGVVEGTEDEEEEAGEGETGCESAGEDGVEGVETGEGEELVEGEEEEAGEAEAGDHEKVGVDEAGDQEEAAGDEETGVAGETGGEEETPEEETEGNVGVSAEDEEEGGEEEVQLNAVAEFNPEDEEGEEMEGNREIPLIHQMTRTSVESQPGSMENTDPEPRASDPVSQMCSLTLIEPNETVSDGHQMASAGEGSGGKGQRRSRSPARTKRRKPKENGIELDVLYL